The following are encoded together in the Pleurocapsa sp. FMAR1 genome:
- the ileS gene encoding isoleucine--tRNA ligase: protein MTEAKSYKETVNLPQTAFNMRANAVQREPELQQFWAENKIYEQLSQNNPQDSFILHDGPPYANGALHMGHALNKVLKDIINKYKLLQGHKIDYIPGWDCHGLPIELKVLQKIKSKERQELTPLKLRQKAKEFALQAQQEQCESFKRYGIWGDWSHPYLTLKPEYEAAQIDVFGQMVLKGHIYRGLKPVHWSPSSRTALAEAELEYPEGHTSPSIYVAFPVTKLGEGAAELEEYLPNLSVAIWTTTPWTIPGNLAVAVNGELEYAVVGIDPPAFGTPLDKGGWGVSNLIVAKDLVEKLSTTLGVELKVKTTLTGKALENTVYRHSLYDRESKVVIGGDYITTESGTGLVHTAPGHGQEDYITGQKYGLPILSPVDDGGKFTEEAGKFAGLQVVAKGNEKVSAGNQAIIDALTEAGSLLKHEEYAHKYPYDWRTGKPTIFRATEQWFASVEGFRDQALKAISDVTWIPAQGEKRITPMVSDRSDWCISRQRAWGVPIPAFFDEETNEPLLTEETINHVKAIVAEKGSDAWWELSVEELLPEQYRHNGRTYRKGTDTMDVWFDSGSSWAAVAKGRLKYPVDMYLEGSDQHRGWFQSSLLTSVATNGIAPYKTVLTHGYVVDEKGFKMSKSKGNGIAPELIIEGGNNQKQEPAYGADVLRLWVSSVDYTSDVRVGKNIIKQTSDMYRKVRNTARFLLGNLHDFEPKKDAIPYADLPELDKYMLHRMTEVFAEVTEAYESYQFFRFFQAIQNFCVVDLSNFYLDIAKDRLYISSLDSFRRRSCQTVLSIAIENIAKAIAPVLCHMAEDIWQALPYDTGYKSVFESGWVETKEEWRVGANGRSPLQWDTIRNLRDEVNKVMEQARTAKAIGSSLDAKVLLNVPDAELKNKLASYNSSDTLSEKNVDELRYFFLASQVELVDSLPDAEYKSESNIANIAVVKADGEKCERCWNYSLSVGSFAEDPTICDRCNAALKGKF from the coding sequence GTGACAGAAGCAAAAAGCTACAAAGAAACCGTAAATCTGCCCCAAACAGCATTTAATATGCGGGCGAATGCCGTGCAGCGTGAACCAGAATTACAGCAATTTTGGGCGGAAAACAAAATTTACGAGCAACTGTCACAGAATAATCCCCAAGACTCTTTTATTCTCCACGATGGCCCTCCCTACGCTAATGGTGCATTGCACATGGGTCATGCGCTGAATAAAGTGTTAAAAGACATAATCAATAAATATAAGTTATTGCAAGGACACAAGATAGACTATATCCCTGGCTGGGATTGTCACGGGCTACCGATTGAGCTAAAAGTTTTACAGAAAATTAAGTCTAAAGAGAGACAAGAGTTAACTCCGCTTAAACTGCGCCAAAAAGCTAAAGAATTTGCACTCCAGGCGCAACAAGAACAGTGTGAAAGTTTTAAACGTTATGGCATCTGGGGAGATTGGTCACATCCTTATTTAACTCTCAAGCCTGAATACGAAGCAGCACAAATCGATGTTTTTGGACAAATGGTGCTTAAAGGGCATATTTATCGAGGTTTAAAGCCCGTTCACTGGAGTCCTAGTTCTCGAACTGCGTTAGCTGAGGCAGAATTGGAATATCCTGAAGGACATACTTCTCCTAGTATCTATGTGGCTTTTCCTGTAACTAAATTAGGCGAGGGCGCAGCAGAATTAGAAGAATATTTGCCTAACTTAAGCGTAGCTATCTGGACAACTACTCCCTGGACTATTCCTGGTAACTTAGCAGTGGCTGTTAACGGAGAATTAGAATATGCGGTGGTGGGGATAGATCCCCCCGCCTTCGGAACCCCCCTTGATAAGGGGGGTTGGGGGGTATCTAATTTAATAGTTGCTAAAGATTTAGTCGAGAAACTATCAACAACTTTAGGAGTAGAGTTAAAGGTTAAAACTACCCTGACAGGTAAAGCTTTAGAAAATACTGTTTATCGCCATTCTCTATACGATCGCGAAAGCAAAGTAGTAATTGGTGGTGACTATATTACGACCGAATCTGGTACAGGATTAGTACATACTGCCCCTGGACATGGACAGGAAGACTATATCACAGGACAAAAGTATGGTTTGCCAATTCTTTCGCCTGTGGATGATGGAGGAAAGTTTACCGAGGAAGCTGGTAAGTTTGCAGGGTTGCAGGTAGTAGCAAAAGGCAATGAAAAAGTAAGCGCAGGTAATCAGGCGATTATTGATGCGTTAACAGAAGCAGGTTCATTACTCAAGCATGAGGAATATGCTCATAAATATCCCTATGACTGGCGTACAGGAAAGCCTACTATTTTCCGCGCCACCGAACAATGGTTTGCTTCGGTAGAAGGCTTCCGCGATCAGGCATTAAAGGCTATTTCTGATGTAACTTGGATTCCTGCACAGGGAGAAAAACGTATTACGCCGATGGTGAGCGATCGCTCTGACTGGTGTATTTCTCGTCAACGGGCTTGGGGTGTACCAATTCCTGCCTTTTTTGATGAGGAAACAAACGAGCCTCTATTAACCGAAGAGACTATTAATCATGTTAAGGCGATCGTTGCTGAAAAAGGTTCTGATGCTTGGTGGGAATTATCGGTAGAAGAGTTATTACCCGAACAATATCGCCATAACGGACGCACCTATCGCAAAGGTACAGATACGATGGATGTCTGGTTTGATTCTGGTTCGTCTTGGGCTGCGGTAGCCAAGGGAAGATTGAAATATCCCGTAGATATGTACCTAGAAGGCAGCGATCAGCATCGAGGCTGGTTTCAATCTAGCTTACTTACCAGCGTGGCGACTAACGGTATTGCACCCTACAAGACTGTTCTCACTCACGGCTATGTGGTAGATGAAAAAGGCTTTAAGATGAGTAAGTCTAAGGGTAATGGTATCGCCCCCGAATTGATTATTGAAGGAGGCAATAACCAAAAACAAGAACCCGCTTATGGTGCTGATGTGCTGCGTCTTTGGGTGTCTTCAGTTGATTATACTTCAGATGTTCGTGTCGGCAAAAATATCATCAAGCAGACTTCTGATATGTACCGTAAGGTGCGCAATACGGCTCGTTTCTTGCTGGGTAACTTACACGATTTCGAGCCGAAAAAAGATGCAATTCCTTATGCAGACTTACCAGAATTGGATAAGTATATGCTGCACCGCATGACCGAAGTATTTGCTGAAGTTACCGAAGCTTATGAAAGTTATCAATTCTTCCGCTTCTTCCAAGCAATTCAAAACTTTTGTGTCGTGGATCTATCTAACTTCTATTTAGATATTGCTAAAGATAGACTTTATATCAGCAGCCTTGATTCTTTCCGTCGTCGTAGCTGTCAGACAGTATTGTCAATTGCCATTGAAAACATTGCCAAAGCGATCGCACCTGTACTGTGTCACATGGCAGAAGATATCTGGCAAGCCTTGCCTTACGATACGGGTTATAAATCTGTGTTTGAATCTGGTTGGGTGGAAACTAAAGAAGAATGGCGCGTAGGGGCAAACGGTCGTTCGCCCCTACAATGGGATACGATCCGTAACCTGCGGGATGAAGTAAACAAGGTAATGGAACAGGCAAGAACAGCCAAAGCGATCGGTTCTTCTCTTGATGCTAAAGTGTTGCTTAATGTTCCTGATGCAGAATTAAAAAACAAACTGGCTTCTTATAATTCATCTGATACTTTAAGTGAGAAAAACGTTGACGAACTACGTTATTTCTTTTTAGCTTCTCAAGTTGAGTTAGTCGATTCTCTTCCTGATGCGGAATATAAGAGTGAATCAAATATTGCCAATATTGCTGTAGTCAAAGCTGACGGTGAAAAGTGCGAAAGATGTTGGAATTATTCTTTGTCTGTTGGTAGTTTTGCCGAAGATCCGACAATATGCGATCGCTGTAACGCTGCGTTAAAAGGCAAGTTTTAA
- a CDS encoding YchJ family protein — protein sequence MSKELCPCGSKKQYSYCCGVYLSGKKKPETAEKLMRSRYTAFSQGKVDYLLATLHPDKRKLGDKQELTKSINNTQWLSLTVIDTQKGKKNDVTGYVEFEAIYQVNEPGQLHERSRFIKTDGQWFYVEGDILPGTVPKRNEACWCGSGKKYKDCHQV from the coding sequence ATGTCCAAAGAACTATGTCCTTGTGGAAGCAAAAAGCAATATTCATACTGTTGTGGGGTGTATCTATCTGGGAAAAAGAAACCAGAGACGGCTGAGAAATTAATGCGATCGCGCTATACTGCTTTTAGTCAAGGTAAGGTTGATTATCTCCTTGCTACTCTGCATCCAGACAAAAGAAAACTTGGCGACAAGCAAGAATTAACCAAAAGTATCAACAATACCCAGTGGTTAAGCTTGACCGTTATTGATACCCAGAAAGGCAAAAAGAATGACGTGACTGGGTATGTTGAGTTTGAAGCAATTTATCAGGTAAATGAACCAGGACAACTCCACGAACGTTCAAGGTTTATTAAAACTGATGGTCAATGGTTTTATGTAGAAGGGGATATCTTACCAGGAACAGTACCCAAGCGTAACGAAGCTTGTTGGTGTGGTAGTGGCAAAAAGTATAAAGATTGCCACCAAGTTTGA